ACCCGGACGGCGACGCCTGGTGGTACACCGCCACCGGCGCCGACCGGCAGGACGAGGAGTCCGAGGCCGTCCACGCCACCTCCACCGAGGCCATCGCGCGGGCGACGGAGTTCCTCCTGACGCACGCCAAGCCCGCCCCGGGAGGGACCGGCAGCTGATCGACCGGTATCGGCCATGCCCGCCACCGGCCCCCCGGAGGCGGGGTGACACTGGAGCCCGTATGCCCGTACGCGCGTTGCCACGGGAGGGAGAGGGCGTGCCGGTGATCACGAGGGCAGGTGTGGGCGCGGGTGTCGGCGCGGGCGTTGCCCGCCGGGGAGTCGTGGTGTCCCGGGTGGGCAGCGGCGGCCGGTGGCGGGTGACCCGGCCGTGGCCGGCCCACCTGCGTCCGATCGTGCACAGCTATGCCGGTTACTGGGAGGCGGCGCTCTCGCCCTACCGGGTGCGGCTGGTGCCCACGGGCCGGGCCGTCGTGCTGATCAGCCTGGGGGAGCCGTTCGCCGGGATCCGCCGACTGGGGCACGCGGGCCCGTACAGCCAGGTGACCGGCTCGCTCGTCGCGGGTCTGGAGAGCGGCCCCCGGGTGTGTGACCACCCCGGCGGGCAGGAGGCGATCCGTCTGGAGCTCACCCCGCTCGGTGCGTTCCGGCTGTTCGCGCTGCCGATGAGCGAGCTGACCGACCGGGTCGTCGAACTCCGCGACGTCCTCGGCCCCGAGGCCGGCGTCCTGGTGGAACAGATGGCGGCCACCAGCGACTGGGCGGCCCGCTTCGACCTGCTGGACCTCGCGCTGTCGGTCCGGCTCGACCGCGGCCCGCGCCCCTCGCCCGAAGTGGCGCACGCCTGGCGGCTGTTGTCCCGCACCCACGGGACGATCCCGGTGTCCCGGATCGCGGCCGAAGTGGGCTGGAGCCAGGGCTACTTGACCCG
This is a stretch of genomic DNA from Streptomyces sp. NBC_00536. It encodes these proteins:
- a CDS encoding helix-turn-helix domain-containing protein; this encodes MITRAGVGAGVGAGVARRGVVVSRVGSGGRWRVTRPWPAHLRPIVHSYAGYWEAALSPYRVRLVPTGRAVVLISLGEPFAGIRRLGHAGPYSQVTGSLVAGLESGPRVCDHPGGQEAIRLELTPLGAFRLFALPMSELTDRVVELRDVLGPEAGVLVEQMAATSDWAARFDLLDLALSVRLDRGPRPSPEVAHAWRLLSRTHGTIPVSRIAAEVGWSQGYLTRRFTEQTGLTPKMSARVLRFDRAVRLLTREGANPTAVSAACGFYDQAHLNREFRALAGTTPGLLAAARVAEGALTL